In Vespa velutina chromosome 1, iVesVel2.1, whole genome shotgun sequence, the following proteins share a genomic window:
- the LOC124948201 gene encoding atlastin isoform X2: MLPTPKLLHATRGRVAPSTSTASHQDISGLPSRDLLVLDCACTVHIPTTVLSNSIFDYRKSRLFFIFLFFFFSLFCTPSPNVNRKRKMSERKHIPSSRKRLDEISKLRSREPTRPPRTKVNQSPSSDLGYASSRLPIVVKDKKECEETSKTRVRLSDGPLVEIDSTKGGKTSMTTLDENVNPVPREFQAMDKIDYLGRRERIEAASMNNQNENITEFGYPVQVVLAQPDHTFELDEEALSKILLHDDIKDRSVVVVSVAGAFRKGKSFLLDFFLRYMNDKYSKGKGSDSWLGKDNEPLKGFSWRGGSERDTTGILMWSHVFPATLPNGERVAIILMDTQGAFDSQSTVRDCATVFALSTMLSSVQIYNLSQNIQEDHLQHLQLFTEYGRLALEKSGSTPFQRLQFLVRDWCYPYEADYGAEGGQKVLQRRLEISNKQHPELQSLRKHIKSCFSDISCFLMPHPGLKIATNPKFDGRLSEIESEFKEQLKVLIPMILAPENLVTKKIDGQVVKARDLLEYFKSYIKIYKGDELPEPKSMLVATAEANNLSAVAEAKDVYLQSMESVCGGIKPFLPTALLDAEHQRCMDSAIHHFQNKRKMGGDEFSQMYMEKLMKDMDEAYLQFKAHNESKNIFKAARTPAVFLVIAVTMYILSGIFGLVGLYTIANTCNVILGVGLLTFVFWAYIKYSGEFHQMGTRIDELANAIWENFMKVLYQQIVKRSVSVAVVAQAAELATNTTMNATITANGKPKVS, translated from the exons ATGCTGCCAACTCCCAAACTTCTTCATGCTACTCGCGGACGAGTAGCTCCGAGCACCTCCACCGCTTCCCACCAGGATATTTCTGGTCTTCCTTCGCGCGACTTGTTAGTGCTCGATTGTGCGTGCACCGTACATATTCCTACAACAGTGCTATCTAATAGCATCTTTGATTATCGCAAATCTCgactctttttcatcttcctttttttttttttttctctcttttgtacaCCTTCGCCGAATGTAAACcggaagagaaagatgagcGAAAGGAAACACATCCCGTCGAGCCGGAAACGACTCGACGAAATTTCGAAATTGAGATCAAGGGAACCAACGAGACCACCGAGAACAAAAGTCAATCAATCACCTTCTTCCGACCTAGGATACGCATCGTCACGTCTTCCCATTGTTGTAAAAGATAAGAAGGAATGCGAGGAAACAAGCAAAACTCGAGTTCGGCTCAGCGATGGGCCTCTCGTGGAAATTGACTCTACTAAAG gcgGAAAGACCTCGATGACGACTCTCGATGAGAACGTGAATCCTGTACCCCGGGAGTTTCAAGCAATGGATAAAATAG ATTACTTAGGACGAAGAGAACGCATAGAGGCAGCATCTATGAACAaccaaaatgaaaatataacagaatttgGATATCCGGTACAAGTGGTGCTTGCACAGCCTGACCATACTTTTGAATTAGATGAAGAAGCATTATCCAAAATTCTACTTCACGATGACATAAAAGATAGAAGTGTTGTTGTCGTGTCCGTGGCAGGTGCATTCAGGAAGGGCAAAAGTTTTCTACtcgacttttttcttcgttatatgAATGATAAG TACAGTAAGGGAAAAGGTTCAGATTCTTGGTTGGGAAAAGACAATGAACCTTTAAAGGGATTCTCATGGAGAGGAGGTTCCGAAAGAGATACTACAGGAATATTAATGTGGTCACATGTTTTTCCTGCAACTTTACCAAATGGAGAAAGAGTTGCTATAATACTAATGGATACGCAAGGTGCTTTTGATAGTCAATCAACTGTTAGGGATTGTGCTACAGTGTTTGCATTAAGTACGATGTTGTCTTCTGTacaaatttacaatttatcaCAGAACATCCAGGAAGATCATCTTCAACATTTGCAACTTTTCACTGAATATGGTAGACTAGCTTTGGAAAAATCAGGGAGTACACCCTTTCAAAGATTGCAGTTCCTAGTAAGAGATTGGTGTTATCCATATGAAGCTGATTATGGGGCAGAAGGAGGACAGAAAGTATTGCAAAGAAGATTAGAAATATCTAATAAGCAACATCCAGAATTACAAAGTTTAAGAAAGCACATAAAATCTTGCTTTTCGGATATATCATGCTTCCTTATGCCTCATCCAGGCTTGAAAATCGCCACAAATCCCAAATTTGATGGTAGACTATCAGAAATTGAATCAGAGTTTAAAGAACAGTTGAAAGTTCTTATACCAATGATACTAGCACCAGAAAATttagttacaaaaaaaattgatggCCAAGTTGTAAAAGCCAGAGATTTGcttgaatatttcaaaagttatataaaaatttataaaggagATGAATTACCAGAACCTAAAAGTATGCTTGTt gcGACAGCAGAAGCTAATAATCTGTCAGCTGTAGCTGAGGCGAAAGATGTATATTTACAATCGATGGAAAGTGTTTGTGGAGGAATCAAACCGTTTTTACCAACTGCTCTTCTAGATGCAGAGCATCAACGGTGTATGGATAGTGCTATACATCATTTTcagaataaacgaaaaatggGTGGAGATGAGTTTAGTCAGATGTACatggaaaaattaatgaag GATATGGATGAAGCTTATCTTCAATTCAAAGCGCACaatgaaagtaaaaacatttttaaggCAGCACGAACTCCTGCAGTGTTTCTCGTGATAGCAGTCactatgtatattttatctgGTATATTTGGACTAGTTGGTTTATACACTATAGCGAATACATGCAATGTGATTTTGGGCGTTGGATTACTTACATTCGTTTTTTGGGCATATATAAA GTACAGCGGTGAATTCCACCAAATGGGTACGCGAATAGATGAACTAGCAAATGCTATATGGGAAAAT ttcaTGAAAGTACTTTATCAACAAATTGTGAAGAGGTCAGTTTCTGTAGCAGTGGTAGCGCAGGCTGCTGAATTGGCAACAAACACGACAATGAACGCCACTATCACTGCCAATGGCAAACCAAAagtatcataa
- the LOC124948201 gene encoding atlastin isoform X3, which translates to MADAGQRKQTGNHGLSYVGGKTSMTTLDENVNPVPREFQAMDKIDYLGRRERIEAASMNNQNENITEFGYPVQVVLAQPDHTFELDEEALSKILLHDDIKDRSVVVVSVAGAFRKGKSFLLDFFLRYMNDKYSKGKGSDSWLGKDNEPLKGFSWRGGSERDTTGILMWSHVFPATLPNGERVAIILMDTQGAFDSQSTVRDCATVFALSTMLSSVQIYNLSQNIQEDHLQHLQLFTEYGRLALEKSGSTPFQRLQFLVRDWCYPYEADYGAEGGQKVLQRRLEISNKQHPELQSLRKHIKSCFSDISCFLMPHPGLKIATNPKFDGRLSEIESEFKEQLKVLIPMILAPENLVTKKIDGQVVKARDLLEYFKSYIKIYKGDELPEPKSMLVATAEANNLSAVAEAKDVYLQSMESVCGGIKPFLPTALLDAEHQRCMDSAIHHFQNKRKMGGDEFSQMYMEKLMKDMDEAYLQFKAHNESKNIFKAARTPAVFLVIAVTMYILSGIFGLVGLYTIANTCNVILGVGLLTFVFWAYIKYSGEFHQMGTRIDELANAIWENFMKVLYQQIVKRSVSVAVVAQAAELATNTTMNATITANGKPKVS; encoded by the exons gcgGAAAGACCTCGATGACGACTCTCGATGAGAACGTGAATCCTGTACCCCGGGAGTTTCAAGCAATGGATAAAATAG ATTACTTAGGACGAAGAGAACGCATAGAGGCAGCATCTATGAACAaccaaaatgaaaatataacagaatttgGATATCCGGTACAAGTGGTGCTTGCACAGCCTGACCATACTTTTGAATTAGATGAAGAAGCATTATCCAAAATTCTACTTCACGATGACATAAAAGATAGAAGTGTTGTTGTCGTGTCCGTGGCAGGTGCATTCAGGAAGGGCAAAAGTTTTCTACtcgacttttttcttcgttatatgAATGATAAG TACAGTAAGGGAAAAGGTTCAGATTCTTGGTTGGGAAAAGACAATGAACCTTTAAAGGGATTCTCATGGAGAGGAGGTTCCGAAAGAGATACTACAGGAATATTAATGTGGTCACATGTTTTTCCTGCAACTTTACCAAATGGAGAAAGAGTTGCTATAATACTAATGGATACGCAAGGTGCTTTTGATAGTCAATCAACTGTTAGGGATTGTGCTACAGTGTTTGCATTAAGTACGATGTTGTCTTCTGTacaaatttacaatttatcaCAGAACATCCAGGAAGATCATCTTCAACATTTGCAACTTTTCACTGAATATGGTAGACTAGCTTTGGAAAAATCAGGGAGTACACCCTTTCAAAGATTGCAGTTCCTAGTAAGAGATTGGTGTTATCCATATGAAGCTGATTATGGGGCAGAAGGAGGACAGAAAGTATTGCAAAGAAGATTAGAAATATCTAATAAGCAACATCCAGAATTACAAAGTTTAAGAAAGCACATAAAATCTTGCTTTTCGGATATATCATGCTTCCTTATGCCTCATCCAGGCTTGAAAATCGCCACAAATCCCAAATTTGATGGTAGACTATCAGAAATTGAATCAGAGTTTAAAGAACAGTTGAAAGTTCTTATACCAATGATACTAGCACCAGAAAATttagttacaaaaaaaattgatggCCAAGTTGTAAAAGCCAGAGATTTGcttgaatatttcaaaagttatataaaaatttataaaggagATGAATTACCAGAACCTAAAAGTATGCTTGTt gcGACAGCAGAAGCTAATAATCTGTCAGCTGTAGCTGAGGCGAAAGATGTATATTTACAATCGATGGAAAGTGTTTGTGGAGGAATCAAACCGTTTTTACCAACTGCTCTTCTAGATGCAGAGCATCAACGGTGTATGGATAGTGCTATACATCATTTTcagaataaacgaaaaatggGTGGAGATGAGTTTAGTCAGATGTACatggaaaaattaatgaag GATATGGATGAAGCTTATCTTCAATTCAAAGCGCACaatgaaagtaaaaacatttttaaggCAGCACGAACTCCTGCAGTGTTTCTCGTGATAGCAGTCactatgtatattttatctgGTATATTTGGACTAGTTGGTTTATACACTATAGCGAATACATGCAATGTGATTTTGGGCGTTGGATTACTTACATTCGTTTTTTGGGCATATATAAA GTACAGCGGTGAATTCCACCAAATGGGTACGCGAATAGATGAACTAGCAAATGCTATATGGGAAAAT ttcaTGAAAGTACTTTATCAACAAATTGTGAAGAGGTCAGTTTCTGTAGCAGTGGTAGCGCAGGCTGCTGAATTGGCAACAAACACGACAATGAACGCCACTATCACTGCCAATGGCAAACCAAAagtatcataa
- the LOC124948201 gene encoding atlastin isoform X4 — translation MTTLDENVNPVPREFQAMDKIDYLGRRERIEAASMNNQNENITEFGYPVQVVLAQPDHTFELDEEALSKILLHDDIKDRSVVVVSVAGAFRKGKSFLLDFFLRYMNDKYSKGKGSDSWLGKDNEPLKGFSWRGGSERDTTGILMWSHVFPATLPNGERVAIILMDTQGAFDSQSTVRDCATVFALSTMLSSVQIYNLSQNIQEDHLQHLQLFTEYGRLALEKSGSTPFQRLQFLVRDWCYPYEADYGAEGGQKVLQRRLEISNKQHPELQSLRKHIKSCFSDISCFLMPHPGLKIATNPKFDGRLSEIESEFKEQLKVLIPMILAPENLVTKKIDGQVVKARDLLEYFKSYIKIYKGDELPEPKSMLVATAEANNLSAVAEAKDVYLQSMESVCGGIKPFLPTALLDAEHQRCMDSAIHHFQNKRKMGGDEFSQMYMEKLMKDMDEAYLQFKAHNESKNIFKAARTPAVFLVIAVTMYILSGIFGLVGLYTIANTCNVILGVGLLTFVFWAYIKYSGEFHQMGTRIDELANAIWENFMKVLYQQIVKRSVSVAVVAQAAELATNTTMNATITANGKPKVS, via the exons ATGACGACTCTCGATGAGAACGTGAATCCTGTACCCCGGGAGTTTCAAGCAATGGATAAAATAG ATTACTTAGGACGAAGAGAACGCATAGAGGCAGCATCTATGAACAaccaaaatgaaaatataacagaatttgGATATCCGGTACAAGTGGTGCTTGCACAGCCTGACCATACTTTTGAATTAGATGAAGAAGCATTATCCAAAATTCTACTTCACGATGACATAAAAGATAGAAGTGTTGTTGTCGTGTCCGTGGCAGGTGCATTCAGGAAGGGCAAAAGTTTTCTACtcgacttttttcttcgttatatgAATGATAAG TACAGTAAGGGAAAAGGTTCAGATTCTTGGTTGGGAAAAGACAATGAACCTTTAAAGGGATTCTCATGGAGAGGAGGTTCCGAAAGAGATACTACAGGAATATTAATGTGGTCACATGTTTTTCCTGCAACTTTACCAAATGGAGAAAGAGTTGCTATAATACTAATGGATACGCAAGGTGCTTTTGATAGTCAATCAACTGTTAGGGATTGTGCTACAGTGTTTGCATTAAGTACGATGTTGTCTTCTGTacaaatttacaatttatcaCAGAACATCCAGGAAGATCATCTTCAACATTTGCAACTTTTCACTGAATATGGTAGACTAGCTTTGGAAAAATCAGGGAGTACACCCTTTCAAAGATTGCAGTTCCTAGTAAGAGATTGGTGTTATCCATATGAAGCTGATTATGGGGCAGAAGGAGGACAGAAAGTATTGCAAAGAAGATTAGAAATATCTAATAAGCAACATCCAGAATTACAAAGTTTAAGAAAGCACATAAAATCTTGCTTTTCGGATATATCATGCTTCCTTATGCCTCATCCAGGCTTGAAAATCGCCACAAATCCCAAATTTGATGGTAGACTATCAGAAATTGAATCAGAGTTTAAAGAACAGTTGAAAGTTCTTATACCAATGATACTAGCACCAGAAAATttagttacaaaaaaaattgatggCCAAGTTGTAAAAGCCAGAGATTTGcttgaatatttcaaaagttatataaaaatttataaaggagATGAATTACCAGAACCTAAAAGTATGCTTGTt gcGACAGCAGAAGCTAATAATCTGTCAGCTGTAGCTGAGGCGAAAGATGTATATTTACAATCGATGGAAAGTGTTTGTGGAGGAATCAAACCGTTTTTACCAACTGCTCTTCTAGATGCAGAGCATCAACGGTGTATGGATAGTGCTATACATCATTTTcagaataaacgaaaaatggGTGGAGATGAGTTTAGTCAGATGTACatggaaaaattaatgaag GATATGGATGAAGCTTATCTTCAATTCAAAGCGCACaatgaaagtaaaaacatttttaaggCAGCACGAACTCCTGCAGTGTTTCTCGTGATAGCAGTCactatgtatattttatctgGTATATTTGGACTAGTTGGTTTATACACTATAGCGAATACATGCAATGTGATTTTGGGCGTTGGATTACTTACATTCGTTTTTTGGGCATATATAAA GTACAGCGGTGAATTCCACCAAATGGGTACGCGAATAGATGAACTAGCAAATGCTATATGGGAAAAT ttcaTGAAAGTACTTTATCAACAAATTGTGAAGAGGTCAGTTTCTGTAGCAGTGGTAGCGCAGGCTGCTGAATTGGCAACAAACACGACAATGAACGCCACTATCACTGCCAATGGCAAACCAAAagtatcataa
- the LOC124948201 gene encoding atlastin isoform X1, producing the protein MLPTPKLLHATRGRVAPSTSTASHQDISGLPSRDLLVLDCACTVHIPTTVLSNSIFDYRKSRLFFIFLFFFFSLFCTPSPNVNRKRKMSERKHIPSSRKRLDEISKLRSREPTRPPRTKVNQSPSSDLGYASSRLPIVVKDKKECEETSKTRVRLSDGPLVEIDSTKGFQGGKTSMTTLDENVNPVPREFQAMDKIDYLGRRERIEAASMNNQNENITEFGYPVQVVLAQPDHTFELDEEALSKILLHDDIKDRSVVVVSVAGAFRKGKSFLLDFFLRYMNDKYSKGKGSDSWLGKDNEPLKGFSWRGGSERDTTGILMWSHVFPATLPNGERVAIILMDTQGAFDSQSTVRDCATVFALSTMLSSVQIYNLSQNIQEDHLQHLQLFTEYGRLALEKSGSTPFQRLQFLVRDWCYPYEADYGAEGGQKVLQRRLEISNKQHPELQSLRKHIKSCFSDISCFLMPHPGLKIATNPKFDGRLSEIESEFKEQLKVLIPMILAPENLVTKKIDGQVVKARDLLEYFKSYIKIYKGDELPEPKSMLVATAEANNLSAVAEAKDVYLQSMESVCGGIKPFLPTALLDAEHQRCMDSAIHHFQNKRKMGGDEFSQMYMEKLMKDMDEAYLQFKAHNESKNIFKAARTPAVFLVIAVTMYILSGIFGLVGLYTIANTCNVILGVGLLTFVFWAYIKYSGEFHQMGTRIDELANAIWENFMKVLYQQIVKRSVSVAVVAQAAELATNTTMNATITANGKPKVS; encoded by the exons ATGCTGCCAACTCCCAAACTTCTTCATGCTACTCGCGGACGAGTAGCTCCGAGCACCTCCACCGCTTCCCACCAGGATATTTCTGGTCTTCCTTCGCGCGACTTGTTAGTGCTCGATTGTGCGTGCACCGTACATATTCCTACAACAGTGCTATCTAATAGCATCTTTGATTATCGCAAATCTCgactctttttcatcttcctttttttttttttttctctcttttgtacaCCTTCGCCGAATGTAAACcggaagagaaagatgagcGAAAGGAAACACATCCCGTCGAGCCGGAAACGACTCGACGAAATTTCGAAATTGAGATCAAGGGAACCAACGAGACCACCGAGAACAAAAGTCAATCAATCACCTTCTTCCGACCTAGGATACGCATCGTCACGTCTTCCCATTGTTGTAAAAGATAAGAAGGAATGCGAGGAAACAAGCAAAACTCGAGTTCGGCTCAGCGATGGGCCTCTCGTGGAAATTGACTCTACTAAAGGTTTTCAAG gcgGAAAGACCTCGATGACGACTCTCGATGAGAACGTGAATCCTGTACCCCGGGAGTTTCAAGCAATGGATAAAATAG ATTACTTAGGACGAAGAGAACGCATAGAGGCAGCATCTATGAACAaccaaaatgaaaatataacagaatttgGATATCCGGTACAAGTGGTGCTTGCACAGCCTGACCATACTTTTGAATTAGATGAAGAAGCATTATCCAAAATTCTACTTCACGATGACATAAAAGATAGAAGTGTTGTTGTCGTGTCCGTGGCAGGTGCATTCAGGAAGGGCAAAAGTTTTCTACtcgacttttttcttcgttatatgAATGATAAG TACAGTAAGGGAAAAGGTTCAGATTCTTGGTTGGGAAAAGACAATGAACCTTTAAAGGGATTCTCATGGAGAGGAGGTTCCGAAAGAGATACTACAGGAATATTAATGTGGTCACATGTTTTTCCTGCAACTTTACCAAATGGAGAAAGAGTTGCTATAATACTAATGGATACGCAAGGTGCTTTTGATAGTCAATCAACTGTTAGGGATTGTGCTACAGTGTTTGCATTAAGTACGATGTTGTCTTCTGTacaaatttacaatttatcaCAGAACATCCAGGAAGATCATCTTCAACATTTGCAACTTTTCACTGAATATGGTAGACTAGCTTTGGAAAAATCAGGGAGTACACCCTTTCAAAGATTGCAGTTCCTAGTAAGAGATTGGTGTTATCCATATGAAGCTGATTATGGGGCAGAAGGAGGACAGAAAGTATTGCAAAGAAGATTAGAAATATCTAATAAGCAACATCCAGAATTACAAAGTTTAAGAAAGCACATAAAATCTTGCTTTTCGGATATATCATGCTTCCTTATGCCTCATCCAGGCTTGAAAATCGCCACAAATCCCAAATTTGATGGTAGACTATCAGAAATTGAATCAGAGTTTAAAGAACAGTTGAAAGTTCTTATACCAATGATACTAGCACCAGAAAATttagttacaaaaaaaattgatggCCAAGTTGTAAAAGCCAGAGATTTGcttgaatatttcaaaagttatataaaaatttataaaggagATGAATTACCAGAACCTAAAAGTATGCTTGTt gcGACAGCAGAAGCTAATAATCTGTCAGCTGTAGCTGAGGCGAAAGATGTATATTTACAATCGATGGAAAGTGTTTGTGGAGGAATCAAACCGTTTTTACCAACTGCTCTTCTAGATGCAGAGCATCAACGGTGTATGGATAGTGCTATACATCATTTTcagaataaacgaaaaatggGTGGAGATGAGTTTAGTCAGATGTACatggaaaaattaatgaag GATATGGATGAAGCTTATCTTCAATTCAAAGCGCACaatgaaagtaaaaacatttttaaggCAGCACGAACTCCTGCAGTGTTTCTCGTGATAGCAGTCactatgtatattttatctgGTATATTTGGACTAGTTGGTTTATACACTATAGCGAATACATGCAATGTGATTTTGGGCGTTGGATTACTTACATTCGTTTTTTGGGCATATATAAA GTACAGCGGTGAATTCCACCAAATGGGTACGCGAATAGATGAACTAGCAAATGCTATATGGGAAAAT ttcaTGAAAGTACTTTATCAACAAATTGTGAAGAGGTCAGTTTCTGTAGCAGTGGTAGCGCAGGCTGCTGAATTGGCAACAAACACGACAATGAACGCCACTATCACTGCCAATGGCAAACCAAAagtatcataa